The Falco cherrug isolate bFalChe1 chromosome 3, bFalChe1.pri, whole genome shotgun sequence genome segment GTGCCGAGCGCAAGCTTGGCACGCTCGGGGCCATTGCTTGggcttcctgacagcagaggccagagccCGAGTCAGCCTGCGGGGACGTATGCCTCTTGAGAGATGGGCCTgagccctttccccagagcaagGCGGAAGGCAAATGCCGCTATAACGCCTCTCAGGATGCAAAGCCAAGCGCGGGCGAGGCAAGGGATTCcgccaggcaggggaggagaagtgccagtgagctgctgcttgctaattCCTTCCTGTGCTCGCAGCTGGACGATCAAcggatgtgctgcaggaggcccaggtccgcCTCATTGATGTCAacgtctgtaacagcagccggtggtacagaggggccatccacacGCACAACgtctgtgctggctatccgcagggcggcattgacacctgccaggtaggagcgtgctacgAGCCAAGCCCcgtagcacaggcagccccgccacacgCAACTACGCCAACATGGCCCGGCATGTGCTTGGCCTGGCCAGTGCCCCTCCCACTTCAGGTCCCCACCGCCGGGGGGGCTTATACCCCCTTCCCCATCGGCAggcccctgcccagtgcccctcttgtcccagaggcatggcactctgcccagaaagccctcctagtgttcctggcagcccacggctccccatcccaagcctgccacagctctcttccacacacccaCCATCACCGTGCAGTGAGGAGAGCCAGCCCCACCTTACAAGcccaccaccccttcccaggCAAGGCTCGCTCGACACAGCCTCGCTctgcagggaacacagctccGGCAGGTGCCgtcagagagaaggagccaacCCGCGtgctgacggtggccacccaacaacccctttgtcctctctcctcctctgcagggggacagcggtgggcctctcgtgtgccaagacagcagtgcagactacttctggcttgttggtgtcaccagctgggggagaggctgtgcccgagccaggcagcccggagtctacacctccactcagcacttctacgactggatcctgctacagatgggcctgcgcccagcagtgAGGGCTACTCCAACAGCACGCGCTTGgagtcattttgtcaccacctcAAGCCCCGTTCCGAGGCCAAGGCCCACAGCAGCGCAGTCGGGCGGCTCCTGcccgtttccagtccagaagctgctggacttctttagccggctgcaggagctcctgcactacctaaggggaaaaacggtgtgagcagcaggacaaacggcacgcagggcaggctgcagtgtgccaccACCGTTTCCTTTGGGGCAATGCCTGCCGATGCAAAGGCCACCTCAGCGTCAAAGGGCTGCTCTGGCCTGCGCCCGTGCCTCGGGATGCACACACCTGATGAGGCTGACCAcgtgcttgaaataaaatgtttcggtgctcacagcaaaccaggcttcagctcaagtcagtctcctgtgcgaggcaaggacatccacgcccggcacctgccacgcgaggcaggctgcaggcagacaaggcgggcacaaagggaaagagtccctgcaaagggctgaaagtgggcctgctcagggaggagggggaggctgcactgggggaggaagggaacacaGGTCATCACGGGCTGGAGGgcttggggaaaggagctggaaacacagaacgtctttggccagctcctggtgggatcccGCTGCGCTTGTGGATGAGCCACAAGTGACCTTGAAACTGGACTCTCGTGACCCAGGACAGACGCGTCTGGAAAGACCCAAGGGTTGCACTGaggatttggggaaggagcttGCCTTCGAGCCCCACATATGCCACAGACTTCATTTCCATCCTGTGTCgcggtttaaccccggccggcaaccaaaCGCTACCGGCAACCAAacgccacgcagccacttgcgcactcccccccacccggaggggtggggaggagaatcagaaagcaatgtaaaagtggagggttgagataagaacaatgtaataatttaaacagaagaaagagtgaagaacaacagtaacaataccaagaagaagaagaataacaacaataacaattaggatggaaaggtgggggaaaagggtaaaatcaaaaggaagggagaaggaaaaaaaggaaatgatgcccagtacaactgctcaccacccgctgaccgatgcccagccagtccctgagcaagaATCCCCCCgccagctaaccctccaagtttctataccaagcatgacgtcccacgggatggaatacctctgtggctggttcaggtcagctgacctggctgtgtcccttcccagtctcttgtgcccctccagcactctggctggcaaggcccaagaaaccaaaaaggccTTGACTTAGCAGAAACGCTAGGCAGCAACAACCGAAAACATCAGTGCGGCTACCAacgttgttctcacatcatagccaaaacacagcacttcactagctacgaagaagaaagttaactccatgccagctgaaaccaggacacgggGCCATCTCCTACTCggcatgtgctgcacaggtcTTTGTAGCCTTCTTGATTGGTGCTGACGTGCGGAATCAAACTCTACAACTCAAGGAGGGTTAtcaagcaggtatgtttatcgGGGCTCCGGCTGCAAGGGGGATTGCTCCTCCTCACTTGCACACCCAGGGCTTAAGTAAGCAGATCCCTATTACACAGaagcatacatattcattagATTCCCGAGAAAAGGCGGGGTTATTACCATTCGGTCCAGGAACTCAGTATCATAAGCCTCCTCACTCTGGCGCGGGTGCATTGACACctgctggtcctgggctgggctctctgggaggaaggctcgcacccttcctcaggatgtacttttccctttggcGCGCAGTGCTGAGGAGTCCACACCAGCAAGCGCAGAGCCAGGTTGTACTGGTTCTCTTCCCGGCTCGTACATCTTGCAGACAACATAGTTCTTGCTTACAACGTAGCTAGTCGATCGGTATCGACACGTGCAGACCGTAGCGTCCTTGTTAGTCAGTCCGTTAAACACAAGTGCTGAAGCACCAGTTGCAAGGTCTGCATATTTACCgaatgattttcagcttgaactATCTCCGTGCAGAGTCTTTACTTCTGAGCGTCATGGCCTGTGACCGCCTTGCTGCCATCCAAAAAGCCCTGCACACTGGGACCCTCCTAGGtggcagagcttgtgtccacacggcagcagctgccttgggccagggggttgctcagcccagcagcaccagcaagtgtGGAATTGAAACCGGGAGCGAAGCCGctaagacaaaaccagtatccTATGAAGTTGGAATCCTGGCTCGGACTGGAGCCTAGAAGTCATAATTGCCTAAAACAGGGGTTGTTGCAAAGCCacatgcccaggagcagcatgtaGTACAACATCTAAGGGCTGTTAATGAGATAGCGATTGACCGACACCCGGTGCTGCCTAATCCTCCCACTTTCTTAACAGCGACAGGGGATTCTaatgtctgttttacagcattggACTTCGAAGGCGCCTTTTTGGCGTTCTGATTGTATGTCCTCGGCCGTGCATAGCAGGTGCCACAGCTGCCCTCTGCAGTGTTGGTCCAGAACCACAATCCAACCCAGAGAGCAGGGACACGAAGCCTGCCAGAGGgcgttgctgtggctgacatagccagtgaggactgtgctgcgtgtgcctttccctgtgctgcgtGCAGGAAggttggcactgctgggctagGCTTGGCTTATTTGGCTTGCCCGTCACTGCTTGCCTGCCACGACCATCAAGAGAGTGTCTCTTCAAGAGCCAAGCACGTGCGTGCTGCCTCTAGTGGTTGCgttctctgttgtgtgtctctttattgggcaggagcaggtggcaaAGGGCTGCTGAGAGCAGGGCGGCAGTGACCTTCGCAAAGAGGTAGCGCCGCCACGCTTGGTTTTTCCTGTGAGCTGTTAGCAGGCAGAGCCgggagccaggcgctgctgcctgccacggggcctGCCCACCCTCATTGTGCAAAGGGAGCATTCCACGGGGCTCTGTGGGGGCTGTGCgatgccagctcctgcctcccgtcctgcttggaacccctcctgttgccccccctccccgcagaggCCACCACGCCCAGCCCCGTGGCAACCAGCCACTCTGTGACATCACCCCCGGGGCCAAGGGCATCCTGGGCAACGTGAGTTCGGGGGGCAGTATGTTGGCGGCTGCACTGGCGGTGACAAgccctcctccttgcagctgccacgtgtcactggcagggatggatttgctgcgcctcctcctcatcctgctggccatgtgctgtcctgcgtacggcacatgggacagctgtgggtaagtggcccgaggctctgggagggagcttgGGCAAGCCCTTGTGGgcttggctggagggcagccagtGTGGGAGGCTCATTTCCTTGCCAGCACGCAGGCTGTTGGCAGTACTCACCTACGGggctaaagcagaaagaggcagggtgtGGACACACACGTGCCCCacaggcttccccagccctgctggccaggcagcgccttgtggggagggaagacggctgaCCGTGAGCCGTAGGGGTGCCAGCCATCCAGCAGGACACTAAGGAGCTTCTCTTTACAGAGGGACCTGCGGGCTCCGGCCCATGGCTTTTCAgtacggcatgtcgcgcgtcgtgggtggcacagatgcccaggcaggggcctggccctggatcgtcagcatccagaaTCCCTGGCAAGCGGGCACGGGTCATACCTGCGGAGGCTCCCTCATCAGCGCACAGTGGGTCctgacagcagcccactgcttcatcgaggccAGGTAAGGCGCCACCGGGAACACGcatagccccacaacactagcgCTTGCCCCGTGCGCAGCAGCACGGGCTACTCCCGCCCCGTTTCCTCGCAGGACACCCAGGGCCTGGGTGCTCCTTGAGCCTAAGGCACGCGAGGCCAGTCACACCCTCCCGagcgctgctctcctctctccctcgtcAAGCGGAAGGCAGGGCaacggctgggctgctgcagcacgtggctgtgctccctctgagTCCTCTCCCCATTTGCCTTCCAGCTACATCACCATGTGGCGCGTGGTGATCGGTGCCACGcggctgactcagctgggccctgaggcccAGGTGCGCAACATCAAGCGGCTGCTCCTTCACCAAGGCTACAGTAACAtcacgcagaggaacgacattgccttgctggagctggaccagcctgtgcagtgcaaCGCCTACGTTCAGCTTGCCTGCGTGCCCgatgcctcgctgagagtctcgcagctgaaaaactgctacATCAGCGGCTGGGGTGCCACGACTGCAAGATGTGAGTACCGCGGAAGTACTCGTGTGCCGAGCGCAAGCTTGGCACGCTCGGGGCCATTGCTTGggcttcctgacagcagaggccagagccCGAGTCAGCCTGCGGGGACGTATGCCTCTTGAGAGATGGGCCTgagccctttccccagagcaagGCGGAAGGCAAATGCCGCTATAACGCCTCTCAGGATGCAAAGCCAAGCGCGGGCGAGGCAAGGGATTCcaccaggcaggggaggagaagtgccagtgagctgctgcttgctaattCCTTCCTGTGCTCGCAGCTGGACGATCAAcggatgtgctgcaggaggcccaggtccgcCTCATTGATGTCAacgtctgtaacagcagccggtggtacagaggggccatccacacGCACAACgtctgtgctggctatccgcagggcggcattgacacctgccaggtaggagcgtgctacgAGCCAAGCCCcgtagcacaggcagccccgccacacgCAACTACGCCAACATGGCCCGGCATGTGCTTGGCCTGGCCAGTGCCCCTCCCACTTCAGGTCCCCACCGCCGGGGGGGCTTATACCCCCTTCCCCATCGGCAggcccctgcccagtgcccctcttgtcccagaggcatggcactctgcccagaaagccctcctagtgttcctggcagcccacggctccccatcccaagcctaccacagctctcttccacacacccaCCATCACCGTGCAGTGAGGAGAGCCAGCCCCACCTTACAAGcccaccaccccttcccaggCAAGGCTCGCTCGACACAGCCTCGCTctgcagggaacacagctccGGCAGGTGCCgtcagagagaaggagccaacCCGCGtgctgacggtggccacccaacaacccctttgtcctctctcctcctctgcagggggacagcggtgggcctctcgtgtgccaagacagcagtgcagactacttctggcttgttggtgtcaccagctgggggagaggctgtgcccgagccaggcagcccggagtctacacctccactcagcacttctacgactggatcctgctacagatgggcctgcgcccagcagtgAGGGCTACTCCAACAGCACGCGCTTGgagtcattttgtcaccacGTCAAGCCCCGTTCCGAGGCCAAGGCCCACAGCAGCGCAGTCGGGCGGCTCCTGCccatttccagtccagaagctgctggacttctttagccggctgcaggagctcctgcagtacctaaggggaaaaaacggtgtgagcagcaggacaaacggcacgcagggcaggctgcagtgtgccaccACCGTTTCCTTTGGGGCAATGCCTGCCGATGCAAAGGCCACCTCAGCGTCAAAGGGCTGCTCTGGCCTGCGCCCGTGCCTCGGGACGCACACACCTGATGAGGCTGACCAcgtgcttgaaataaaatgtttcggtgctcacagcaaaccaggcttcagctcaagtcagtctcctgtgcgaggcaaggacgtccacgcccggcacctgccaagcgaggcaggctgcaggcagacaaggcgggcacaaagggaaagagtccctgcaaagggctgaaagtgggcctgctcagggaggagggggaggctgcactgggggaggaagggaacacaGGTCATCACGGGCTGGAGGgcttggggaaaggagctggaaacacagaacgtctttggccagctcctggtgggatcccGCTGCGCTTGTGGATGAGCCACAAGTGACCTTGAAACTGGACTCTCGTGACCCAGGACAGACGCGTCTGGAAAGACCCAAGGGTTGCACTGaggatttggggaaggagcttGCCTTCGAGCCCCACATATGCCACAGACTTCATTTCCATCCTGTGTCgcggtttaaccccggccggcaaccagACGCTACCGGCAACCAAacgccacgcagccacttgcgcactcccccccacccggaggggtggggaggagaatcagaaagcagTGTAAAAGTGGAGGGTTGAcataagaacaatgtaataatttaaacagaagaaagagtgaagaacaacagtaacaataccaagaagaagaagaagaacaacaataacgattaggatggaaaggtggggagaaaggataaaatcaaaaggaagggagaaggaaaaaaaggaaatgatgcccagtacaactgctcaccacccgctgaccgatgcccagccagtccctgagcaagaATCCCCCCgccagctaaccctccaagtttctataccaagcatgacgtcccacgggatggaatacctctgtggctggttcaggtcagctgacctgcctgtgtccctgcccagtctcttgtgcccctccagcactctggctggcaaggcccaagaaaccaaaaaggccTTGACTTAGCAGAAACGCTAGGCAGCAACAACCGAAAACATCAGTGCGgctaccaacattgttctcacatcatagccaaaacacagcacttcactagctacgaagaagaaagttaactccatgccagctgaaaccaggacacgggGCCATCTCCTACTCggcatgtgctgcacaggtcTTTGTAGCCTTCTTGATTGGTGCTGACGTGAGGAATCAAACTCTACAACTCAAGGAGGGTTAtcaagcaggtatgtttatcgGGGCTCCGGCTGCAAGGGGGATTGCTCCTCCTCACTTGCACACCCAGGGCTTAAGTAAGCAGATCCCTATTACACAGaagcatacatattcattagATTCCCGAGAAAAGGCGGGGTTATTACCATTCGGTCCAGGAACTCAGTATCATAAGCCTCCTCACTCTGGCGCGGGTGCATTGACACctgctggtcctgggctgggctctctgggaggaaggctcgcacccttcctcaggatgtacttttccctttggcGCGCAGTGCTGAGGAGTCCACACCAGCAAGCGCAGAGCCAGGTTGTACTGGTTCTCTTCCCGGCTCGTACATCTTGCAGACAACATAGTTCTTGCTTACAACGTAGCTAGTCGATCGGTATCGACACGTGCAGACCGTAGTGTCCTTGTTAGTCAGTCTGTTAAACACAAGTGCTGAAGCACCAGTTGCAAGGTCTGCATATTTACCgaatgattttcagcttgaactATCTCCGTGCAGAGTCTTTACTTCTGAGCGTCATGGCCTGTGACCGCCTTGCTGCCATCCAAAAAGCCCTGCACACTGGGACCCTCCTAGGtggcagagcttgtgtccacatggcagcagctgccttgggccagggggttgctcagcccagcagcaccagcaagagTGGAATTGAAACCGGGAGCGAAGCCGctaagacaaaaccagtatccTATGAAGTTGGAATCCTGGCTCGGACTGGAGCCTAGAAGTCATAATTGCCTAAAACAGGGGTTGTTGCAAAGCCacatgcccaggagcagcatgtaGTACAACATCTAAGGGCTGTTAATGAAATAGCGATTGACCAACACCCGGTGCTGCCTAATCCTCCCACTTTCTTAACAGCGACAGGGGATTCTaatgtctgttttacagcattggACTTCGAAGGCGCCTTTTTGGCGTTCTGATTGTATGTCCTCGGCCGTGCGTAGCAGGTGCCACAGCTGCCCTCTTCAGTGTTGGTCCAGAACCACAATCCAACCCAGAGAGAGCAGGGACACGAAGCCTGCCAGAGGgcgttgctgtggctgacatagccagtgaggactgtgctgcgtgtgcctttccctgtgctgcgtGCAGGAAggttggcactgctgggctagGCTTGGCTTATTTGGCTTGCCCGTCACTGCTTGCCTGCCATGACCATCAAGAGAGTGTCTCTTCAAGAGCCAAGCAGGCGCGTGCTGCCTCTAGTGGTTGCgttctctgttgtgtgtctctttattgggcaggagcaggtggcaaAGGGCTGCCGAGAGCAGGGCGGCAGTGACCTTCGCAAAGAGGTAGCGCCGCCACGCTTGGTTTTTCCTGTGAGCTGTTAGCAGGCAGAGCCgggagccaggcgctgctgcctgccacggggcctGCCCACCCTCATCGCGCAAAGGGAGCATTCCACGGGGCTCTGTGGGGGCTGTGcgatcccagctcctgcctcccgtcctgcttggaacccctcctgttgccccccctccccgcagaggCCACCACGCCCAGCCCCATGGCAACCAGCCACTCTGTGACATCACCCCCGGGGCCAAGGGCATCCTGGGCAACGTGAGTTCGGGGGGCAGTATGTTGGCGGCTGCACTGGCGGTGACAAgccctcctccttgcagctgccacgtgtcactggcagggatggatttgctgcgcctcctcctcatcctgctggccatgtgctgtcctgcgtacggcacatgggacagctgtgggtaagtggcccgaggctctgggagggagcttgGGCAAGCCCTTGTGGgcttggctggagggcagccagtGTGGGAGGCTCATTTCCTTGCCAGCACGCAGGCTGTTGGCAGTACTCACCTACGGggctaaagcagaaagaggcagggtgtGGACACACACGTGCCCCacaggcttccccagccctgctggccaggcagcgccttgtg includes the following:
- the LOC129735625 gene encoding acrosin-like → MACDRLAAIQKALHTGTLLGMDLLRLLLILLAICCPAYGTWDSCGYITMWRVVIGATRLTQLGPEAQVRNIKRLLLHQGYSNITQRNDIALLELDQPVQCNAYVQLACVPDASLRVSQLKNCYISGWGATTARSGRSTDVLQEAQVRLIDVNVCNSSRWYRGAIHTHNVCAGYPQGGIDTCQGDSGGPLVCQDSSADYFWLVGVTSWGRGCARARQPGVYTSGHHAQPRGNQPLCDITPGAKGILGNVSSGGRTCGLRPMAFQYGMSRVVGGTDAQAGAWPWIVSIQNPWQAGTGHTCGGSLISAQWVLTAAHCFIEASYITMWRVVIGATRLTQLGPEAQVRNIKRLLLHQGYSNITQRNDIALLELDQPVQCNAYVQLACVPDASLRVSQLKNCYISGWGATTARCEYPGRSTDVLQEAQVRLIDVNVCNSSRWYRGAIHTHNVCAGYPQGGIDTCQGDSGGPLVCQDSSADYFWLVGVTSWGRGCARARQPGVYTSTQHFYDWILLQMGLRPAVRATPTARAWSHFVTTSSPVPRPRPTAAQSGGSCPFPVQKLLDFFSRLQEL